Proteins from a single region of Xyrauchen texanus isolate HMW12.3.18 chromosome 7, RBS_HiC_50CHRs, whole genome shotgun sequence:
- the LOC127646713 gene encoding putative tyrosine-protein phosphatase auxilin isoform X3 has translation MTNERSAFLRSAGSPENERERVHQKLVDSSGDFCIGGRSGGLTAVTLGSAKSGPARQDDYSTMDSSDMDGNYGGGLLDMVKGGAGKFFSNIKDNLKDTIKDTSTKVMNQVATYTKGELDIAYITSRIIVMSYPAEVVEMGYRNHTEDIRSFLDTRHADHYTVFNLSQRNYRGAKFSNRVSECNWASRQAPSLHNLFAVCKNMYNWLKQNPKNVCVITCSDGRAPSGVLVCAMFCFCHLFANPVPAMQLLSAKRPGSGLWPSHRRYIGYVCSMVSEKPTVPHSKPIVIKAVTMSPVPCFNKQRSGCRPFCDVLIGETKIFSTAQEYERMREHRIQEGKVVFPVGVSVQGDVVISVYHMRSHALQAKVTNTQIFQIQFHTGFIAPCTTVLKFLKTELDACDSPEKYPQLFQVLLDIEVESIEKGGDLTPPWEQFPTKDLIPNVLFSCHQEHQDALAISDPAQGHGGCGGRVGPNEESEPSDDDMLSLSSQQSNTSNEKAKAAKKPELQPSPAPPPPTAEEVDLLGLDRDTAQPPPSSPQPPTTSTTTDLLGDLFVAPPTPQPASGPSSSQSTPRRTTASSSPSPSPRTGDTFDLFGSGPAPTPKPQDFIGSFLGPGNMGQPDPFLHAARSPSPTMQNMGMGRSSPVPPTTPTVNIQQQTGTWEWNKPATAGGGIGMRSKSASTSPTSSVHGTPTHQSKPNTLDPFADLGNLGLGGSGSGFSSKPTTPTGTGGAFPPMGSPQRPAPSPQHTAAGGWQPSTGFPSWQAGGGGQWQPQAQGAHHQTPPKVPGPSMPHTSPQNRPNYNVSFSTMGGLSPGSTGAKVQTNMGTRPKVSSANFDDLLSAQGFAGTKEKKGPKTIAEMRKEEMAKEMDPEKLKILDWIEGKERNIRALLSTMHTVLWEGETRWKPVGMADLVTPEQVKKIYRKAVLVVHPDKATGQPYEQYAKMIFMELNDAWSEFESQGQKALY, from the exons ATATGGATGGGAACTATGGAGGGGGACTTCTGGATATGGTAAAAGGAGGTGCAGGAAAGTTCTTCAGCAACATCAAGGACAACTTAAAAGACACCATCAAAGACACCTCAACCAAGGTTATGAATCAAGTGGCCAC GTATACAAAAGGAGAACTGGACATTGCCTACATCACCTCACGTATTATCG TGATGTCATATCCTGCTGAGGTAGTGGAGATGGGCTACAGGAACCACACAGAGGATATCCGCTCTTTTCTGGACACACGACATGCCGACCACTACACTGTTTTTAACCTGTCACAGAGGAACTATCGGGGGGCCAAGTTCTCCAACAGA GTTTCTGAATGTAATTGGGCTTCCAGACAGGCCCCGAGTCTACACAACCTGTTTGCTGTGTGTAAGAATATGTACAACTGGCTCAAGCAAAACCCCAAGAACGTGTGTGTGATCACATGCTCG GATGGCAGAGCTCCTTCAGGTGTACTGGTCTGTGCCATGTTCTGTTTCTGCCACCTCTTTGCCAACCCAGTGCCAGCCATGCAGCTTCTCAGTGCCAAGAGGCCTGGATCTGGCCTGTGGCCCTCACACAGGAG GTACATAGGTTATGTGTGCAGTATGGTCTCAGAGAAGCCCACAGTACCACACTCCAAACCAATAGTCATTAAAGCTGTCACAATGAGTCCTGTTCCTTGCTTCAACAAACAGCGCAGTGGCTGTCGGCCTTTTTGTGATGTACTTATTGGCGAAACCAAGATATTTTCTACAGCTCAGGAGTATGAGAGAATGAG GGAACACAGGATTCAGGAGGGCAAAGTGGTGTTTCCTGTGGGCGTGAGTGTCCAAGGAGACGTAGTGATTTCTGTCTATCATATGCGCTCACATGCACTACAGGCCAAG GTAACAAACACCCAGATATTCCAGATTCAGTTCCATACCGGTTTCATTGCCCCCTGCACCACAGTCTTAAAGTTTCTGAA gACAGAGCTGGATGCATGTGATTCTCCAGAGAAATACCCCCAGCTGTTTCAAGTGCTTTTAGATATTGAGGTGGAAAGCATAGAGAAAGGAGGAGATCTCACCCCACCGTGGGAGCAGTTCCCCACCAAAGACCTGATCCCCAATGTGCTTTTCTCCTGCCATCAAGAACACCAGGATGCACTTGCTATTTCAG ATCCTGCCCAGGGTCACGGGGGTTGTGGAGGCAGAGTTGGTCCGAATGAAGAGAGTGAACCCTCGGACGATGACATGCTCTCCCTTTCTAGCCAGCAGAGCAACACAAGCAATGAGAAAGCAAAAGCAGCTAAAAAGCCAGAGCTCCAGCCCTCACCTGCCCCTCCTCCTCCAACAGCAGAAGAAGTGGATCTGCTGGGTCTGGACAGGGACACAGCTCAGCctcctccatcctccccgcagcctcCCACCACCAGCACAACCACAGACCTGTTGGGGGATCTGTTCGTAGCTCCTCCCACACCACAGCCGGCCAGCGGCCCCTCCTCTTCTCAGTCAACCCCACGGAGAACTACAGCCTCTTCATCACCCAGTCCATCCCCTCGAACTGGAGACA CTTTTGACCTGTTCGGGTCTGGGCCAGCTCCCACCCCAAAGCCGCAGGACTTCATTGGGTCCTTCCTGGGTCCAGGTAATATGGGGCAGCCAGACCCCTTCCTGCATGCTGCACGATCTCCATCTCCTACAATGCAGAACATGGGCATGG GCCGCAGTTCGCCTGTGCCACCTACTACTCCCACTGTCAACATCCAACAGCAGACAGGGACATGGGAATGGAACAAACCAGCAACTGCAG GTGGAGGTATTGGGATGAGAAGTAAGTCTGCCAGCACCAGTCCAACCAGCTCAGTTCATGGTACTCCCACCCATCAGTCCAAACCCAACACCCTAGACCCTTTTGCTGATTTGGGCAATCTAGGTCTGGGAG GTTCAGGTTCTGGATTCTCCAGCAAGCCCACCACACCTACTGGTACAGGAGGAGCATTCCCGCCCATGGGCTCTCCCCAGCGTCCTGCTCCTTCACCCCAGCACACTGCAGCTGGAGGCTGGCAACCCAGCACCGGCTTCCCCTCATGGCAGGCAGGAGGTGGGGGTCAGTGGCAGCCTCAGGCCCAGGGTGCACACCACCAGACTCCACCTAAAGTACCTGGACCCTCCATGCCCCACACCTCACCACAGAACAGACCCAACTACAACGTCAGCTTCTCCACCATGGGCGGGTTGTCACCGGGAAGCACTGGGGCAAAAGTACAGACTAACATGG GAACCAGGCCGAAGGTTTCCAGTGCTAACTTTGATGACCTGCTCTCCGCCCAAGGCTTTGCTGGCACTAAAGAGAAGAAAGGGCCAAAAACCATTGCAGAAATGAGAAAAGAGGAGATGGCAAAAGAGATGGATCCAGAGAAACTCAAG ATACTGGACTGGATTGAAGGGAAGGAGAGGAACATCAGAGCATTGCTTTCCACCATGCACACAGTCCTGTGGGAGGGGGAGACGCGCTGGAAACCTGTAGGCATGGCTGACCTTGTCACACCAGAACAGGTGAAGAAGATCTACCGCAAAGCTGTGCTGGTAGTACACCCTGACAAG GCTACTGGACAGCCCTACGAACAATATGCCAAGATGATTTTTATGGAACTAAATGATGCCTGGTCAGAATTTGAAAGCCAAGGACAGAAAGCGCTATACTAA
- the LOC127646713 gene encoding putative tyrosine-protein phosphatase auxilin isoform X6: MSLLGGYKKKGSYDGYESLQLVDSSGDFCIGGRSGGLTAVTLGSAKSGPARQDDYSTMDSSDMDGNYGGGLLDMVKGGAGKFFSNIKDNLKDTIKDTSTKVMNQVATYTKGELDIAYITSRIIVMSYPAEVVEMGYRNHTEDIRSFLDTRHADHYTVFNLSQRNYRGAKFSNRVSECNWASRQAPSLHNLFAVCKNMYNWLKQNPKNVCVITCSDGRAPSGVLVCAMFCFCHLFANPVPAMQLLSAKRPGSGLWPSHRRYIGYVCSMVSEKPTVPHSKPIVIKAVTMSPVPCFNKQRSGCRPFCDVLIGETKIFSTAQEYERMREHRIQEGKVVFPVGVSVQGDVVISVYHMRSHALQAKVTNTQIFQIQFHTGFIAPCTTVLKFLKTELDACDSPEKYPQLFQVLLDIEVESIEKGGDLTPPWEQFPTKDLIPNVLFSCHQEHQDALAISDPAQGHGGCGGRVGPNEESEPSDDDMLSLSSQQSNTSNEKAKAAKKPELQPSPAPPPPTAEEVDLLGLDRDTAQPPPSSPQPPTTSTTTDLLGDLFVAPPTPQPASGPSSSQSTPRRTTASSSPSPSPRTGDTFDLFGSGPAPTPKPQDFIGSFLGPGRSSPVPPTTPTVNIQQQTGTWEWNKPATAGGGIGMRSKSASTSPTSSVHGTPTHQSKPNTLDPFADLGNLGLGGSGSGFSSKPTTPTGTGGAFPPMGSPQRPAPSPQHTAAGGWQPSTGFPSWQAGGGGQWQPQAQGAHHQTPPKVPGPSMPHTSPQNRPNYNVSFSTMGGLSPGSTGAKVQTNMGTRPKVSSANFDDLLSAQGFAGTKEKKGPKTIAEMRKEEMAKEMDPEKLKILDWIEGKERNIRALLSTMHTVLWEGETRWKPVGMADLVTPEQVKKIYRKAVLVVHPDKATGQPYEQYAKMIFMELNDAWSEFESQGQKALY; encoded by the exons ATATGGATGGGAACTATGGAGGGGGACTTCTGGATATGGTAAAAGGAGGTGCAGGAAAGTTCTTCAGCAACATCAAGGACAACTTAAAAGACACCATCAAAGACACCTCAACCAAGGTTATGAATCAAGTGGCCAC GTATACAAAAGGAGAACTGGACATTGCCTACATCACCTCACGTATTATCG TGATGTCATATCCTGCTGAGGTAGTGGAGATGGGCTACAGGAACCACACAGAGGATATCCGCTCTTTTCTGGACACACGACATGCCGACCACTACACTGTTTTTAACCTGTCACAGAGGAACTATCGGGGGGCCAAGTTCTCCAACAGA GTTTCTGAATGTAATTGGGCTTCCAGACAGGCCCCGAGTCTACACAACCTGTTTGCTGTGTGTAAGAATATGTACAACTGGCTCAAGCAAAACCCCAAGAACGTGTGTGTGATCACATGCTCG GATGGCAGAGCTCCTTCAGGTGTACTGGTCTGTGCCATGTTCTGTTTCTGCCACCTCTTTGCCAACCCAGTGCCAGCCATGCAGCTTCTCAGTGCCAAGAGGCCTGGATCTGGCCTGTGGCCCTCACACAGGAG GTACATAGGTTATGTGTGCAGTATGGTCTCAGAGAAGCCCACAGTACCACACTCCAAACCAATAGTCATTAAAGCTGTCACAATGAGTCCTGTTCCTTGCTTCAACAAACAGCGCAGTGGCTGTCGGCCTTTTTGTGATGTACTTATTGGCGAAACCAAGATATTTTCTACAGCTCAGGAGTATGAGAGAATGAG GGAACACAGGATTCAGGAGGGCAAAGTGGTGTTTCCTGTGGGCGTGAGTGTCCAAGGAGACGTAGTGATTTCTGTCTATCATATGCGCTCACATGCACTACAGGCCAAG GTAACAAACACCCAGATATTCCAGATTCAGTTCCATACCGGTTTCATTGCCCCCTGCACCACAGTCTTAAAGTTTCTGAA gACAGAGCTGGATGCATGTGATTCTCCAGAGAAATACCCCCAGCTGTTTCAAGTGCTTTTAGATATTGAGGTGGAAAGCATAGAGAAAGGAGGAGATCTCACCCCACCGTGGGAGCAGTTCCCCACCAAAGACCTGATCCCCAATGTGCTTTTCTCCTGCCATCAAGAACACCAGGATGCACTTGCTATTTCAG ATCCTGCCCAGGGTCACGGGGGTTGTGGAGGCAGAGTTGGTCCGAATGAAGAGAGTGAACCCTCGGACGATGACATGCTCTCCCTTTCTAGCCAGCAGAGCAACACAAGCAATGAGAAAGCAAAAGCAGCTAAAAAGCCAGAGCTCCAGCCCTCACCTGCCCCTCCTCCTCCAACAGCAGAAGAAGTGGATCTGCTGGGTCTGGACAGGGACACAGCTCAGCctcctccatcctccccgcagcctcCCACCACCAGCACAACCACAGACCTGTTGGGGGATCTGTTCGTAGCTCCTCCCACACCACAGCCGGCCAGCGGCCCCTCCTCTTCTCAGTCAACCCCACGGAGAACTACAGCCTCTTCATCACCCAGTCCATCCCCTCGAACTGGAGACA CTTTTGACCTGTTCGGGTCTGGGCCAGCTCCCACCCCAAAGCCGCAGGACTTCATTGGGTCCTTCCTGGGTCCAG GCCGCAGTTCGCCTGTGCCACCTACTACTCCCACTGTCAACATCCAACAGCAGACAGGGACATGGGAATGGAACAAACCAGCAACTGCAG GTGGAGGTATTGGGATGAGAAGTAAGTCTGCCAGCACCAGTCCAACCAGCTCAGTTCATGGTACTCCCACCCATCAGTCCAAACCCAACACCCTAGACCCTTTTGCTGATTTGGGCAATCTAGGTCTGGGAG GTTCAGGTTCTGGATTCTCCAGCAAGCCCACCACACCTACTGGTACAGGAGGAGCATTCCCGCCCATGGGCTCTCCCCAGCGTCCTGCTCCTTCACCCCAGCACACTGCAGCTGGAGGCTGGCAACCCAGCACCGGCTTCCCCTCATGGCAGGCAGGAGGTGGGGGTCAGTGGCAGCCTCAGGCCCAGGGTGCACACCACCAGACTCCACCTAAAGTACCTGGACCCTCCATGCCCCACACCTCACCACAGAACAGACCCAACTACAACGTCAGCTTCTCCACCATGGGCGGGTTGTCACCGGGAAGCACTGGGGCAAAAGTACAGACTAACATGG GAACCAGGCCGAAGGTTTCCAGTGCTAACTTTGATGACCTGCTCTCCGCCCAAGGCTTTGCTGGCACTAAAGAGAAGAAAGGGCCAAAAACCATTGCAGAAATGAGAAAAGAGGAGATGGCAAAAGAGATGGATCCAGAGAAACTCAAG ATACTGGACTGGATTGAAGGGAAGGAGAGGAACATCAGAGCATTGCTTTCCACCATGCACACAGTCCTGTGGGAGGGGGAGACGCGCTGGAAACCTGTAGGCATGGCTGACCTTGTCACACCAGAACAGGTGAAGAAGATCTACCGCAAAGCTGTGCTGGTAGTACACCCTGACAAG GCTACTGGACAGCCCTACGAACAATATGCCAAGATGATTTTTATGGAACTAAATGATGCCTGGTCAGAATTTGAAAGCCAAGGACAGAAAGCGCTATACTAA